From a region of the Castanea sativa cultivar Marrone di Chiusa Pesio chromosome 10, ASM4071231v1 genome:
- the LOC142613014 gene encoding pentatricopeptide repeat-containing protein At2g22410, mitochondrial-like gives MKPPLPSSQNSISLVFSALTLRYQLHLHSLSLRPFSSISTNKAKWNSTTNVIITNPTLLIMESCTNMLQLKQIQAQMTRTALITHTFPVSRVLAFCALADSGDIQYARVLFSQIERPNTYMWNTMIRGYCKAKIPTMGFSFFRQMARECVEMDRRSFVFALKACEQFCTVLEGESVHCWVWKMGFDSDLVVRNGLVHFYAERGCLNFAREVFDQSFVRDVVTWTSMIDGYVVHNCLEEALELFNLMLMSDVEPNEVTMIAVLSACSHKGDLTMGKSIYEYIKKRNVNYSLNLQNAMLDMYVKCGCLVAAREVFNDMKIRDVFSWTIMVNGYAKFGELDLARKFFDAMPEKNVVSWNAMIAGYSQNNQPEEALKLFRNLVGVGLHPIENTLVCVLSACGQLGSLDLGQWIHHYYINQKRIQPSVILANAFIDMYAKCGSIDAAAMIFNETVERDLVSWNSMIAGYASHGHATKALVLFDEMINMGFKPDEITFVGVLSACSHGGLVSGGREYFKSMKRNFGIEPTVEHYACVIDLFGRMGLLEEAYELITKMPMEASVAAWGALLNACRMHGNVEVGKLSAFKLLDLDPEDSGIYSLLANICAHERRWGDVRMVRSMMRERGVKKTPGSSLIEVEGEFYEFFVADGSHPQSEDIYRVLNEIFLLSKVEDSVPDTKLNS, from the coding sequence ATGAAACCCcctcttccttcttctcaaaACTCGATCTCACTAGTATTCTCTGCTCTCACTCTCAGATATCAACTACACCTCCACTCTCTCAGCCTCAGGCCGTTCTCTTCAATTTCCACAAACAAAGCCAAATGGAACTCAACCACCAATGTAATCATCACCAACCCAACTCTGTTAATCATGGAGTCATGCACCAACATGCTCCAACTCAAACAAATTCAAGCCCAAATGACCCGCACTGCCCTCATCACTCACACTTTCCCTGTGAGCCGCGTCTTAGCATTTTGCGCTTTAGCTGATTCTGGTGACATTCAATATGCCCGTGTCCTTTTTTCTCAGATTGAAAGACCCAATACTTATATGTGGAACACTATGATCAGGGGCTACTGTAAAGCCAAAATTCCCACCATGGGGTTTTCATTTTTTCGTCAAATGGCTCGAGAATGCGTCGAAATGGACCGCCGGAGCTTCGTTTTTGCGCTCAAGGCGTGCGAGCAGTTTTGTACAGTTTTAGAGGGGGAATCGGTTCATTGCTGGGTTTGGAAGATGGGTTTTGATTCTGATTTGGTAGTGCGAAATGGGTTGGTCCATTTTTATGCTGAACGTGGGTGTTTAAATTTTGCCCGTGAAGTGTTTGATCAAAGTTTTGTGAGAGATGTGGTTACTTGGACCTCGATGATTGATGGATATGTGGTGCATAATTGCTTGGAGGAGGCATTAGAATTGTTTAATTTGATGTTAATGAGTGATGTTGAGCCAAATGAGGTTACCATGATTGCTGTACTTTCAGCCTGCTCCCACAAAGGGGACTTAACTATGGGGAAAAGTATCTATGAGTACATAAAAAAGAGGAATGTGAATTATAGCCTGAATTTGCAAAACGCTATGTTGGATATGTATGTAAAATGTGGTTGCTTGGTTGCTGCTAGGGAGGTTTTCAATGACATGAAAATTAGAGATGTGTTTTCATGGACTATTATGGTTAATGGGTATGCTAAGTTTGGTGAGTTGGATTTAGCAAGGAAATTTTTTGATGCCATGCCTGAAAAAAATGTGGTCTCTTGGAATGCAATGATTGCAGGTTATTCTCAGAATAATCAACCAGAGGAAGCATTGAAGTTGTTTCGTAACTTGGTGGGAGTTGGTTTGCATCCAATAGAGAACACATTGGTCTGTGTGCTCTCTGCTTGTGGTCAACTGGGTTCTTTGGATTTGGGTCAATGGATTCACCACTACTATATTAATCAAAAGCGGATTCAACCTAGTGTGATCCTGGCGAATGCATTTATTGACATGTATGCCAAATGTGGGAGTATTGATGCAGCTGCAATGATTTTTAATGAAACGGTGGAGAGAGATTTGGTTTCTTGGAATTCCATGATTGCTGGATATGCTTCTCATGGACATGCTACAAAAGCCCTTGTCCTTTTCGATGAGATGATTAATATGGGATTTAAGCCTGATGAAATCACATTTGTGGGTGTCTTATCAGCTTGCAGTCATGGTGGTTTGGTTTCTGGAGGTCGAGAATATTTCAAAAGTATGAAAAGAAATTTTGGGATAGAACCAACGGTTGAACACTATGCTTGTGTGATTGATTTATTTGGTCGAATGGGGCTACTGGAAGAAGCTTAtgaattaataacaaaaatgccTATGGAAGCAAGTGTAGCTGCATGGGGCGCCCTTCTTAATGCTTGTAGAATGCATGGGAATGTTGAGGTGGGTAAGCTTTCTGCCTTTAAGCTTTTAGACTTGGATCCTGAAGATAGTGGTATCTATTCATTGCTTGCAAATATTTGTGCTCACGAGAGAAGATGGGGTGATGTAAGGATGGTTAGAAGtatgatgagagagagaggggttaaGAAAACTCCTGGTAGTAGCTTGATAGAGGTAGAGGGTGAGTTTTATGAATTTTTCGTTGCTGATGGATCACACCCTCAATCCGAAGATATTTATAGGGTATTAAACGAAATATTTTTGCTGTCCAAAGTGGAAGACTCTGTTCCTGATACTAAACTCAATTCATGA